The following coding sequences lie in one Ostrea edulis chromosome 8, xbOstEdul1.1, whole genome shotgun sequence genomic window:
- the LOC125662773 gene encoding uncharacterized protein LOC125662773 isoform X2, with protein sequence MTPVSALEFVIIIAILCSGTTARLVRGDNQTSLPEEENRPCFKMYEGCMAGFSIKPSTNADGSLHFPGDFFGTVCDYFITGGICYGLTTYEVCEPSFQPINVIRNFNNISIKLCRNTEALDSLVPCLNDKEFPKAYMSVIDYVGSGKESRCNLAKEQIRRVLRLFKDKCGDAEYTSLKTVMEDFGRDLLSFFLPDIEDPSCSIDVSTLTPDRRRRGVASATIKRMVNLWMS encoded by the exons ATGACTCCTGTTTCAGCGTTAGAGTTTGTGATCATCATAGCCATCTTGTGTAGCGGTACCACTGCGCGTCTTGtcaggggagataatcagaCGTCATTACCAGAGG AGGAAAATAGACCATGTTTTAAGATGTACGAGGGCTGCATGGCTGGATTCAGTATAAAACCATCCACCAACGCCGATGGGAGTTTGCATTTCCCGGGCGACTTCTTCGGAACAGTCTGTGA CTATTTCATCACCGGCGGTATTTGTTATGGACTCACAACGTACGAAGTTTGCGAGCCAAGTTTTCAACCAATCAATGTTATCAGAAATTTTAATAATATATCCATCAAACTGTGCCGCAATACGGAAG CTTTGGACTCTCTTGTTCCCTGCTTGAATGATAAAGAATTCCCTAAAGCATACATGAGCGTGATCGATTATGTGGGCTCTGGAAAAGAAAGCCGTTGCAA TTTGGCCAAAGAACAAATACGGCGGGTTTTGCGACTCTTCAAAGACAAGTGTGGCGACGCGGAGTATACCAGTCTGAAAACCGTGATGGAGGACTTTGGAAGAGATCTGCTTTCCTTTTTTCTTCCTGATATTGAGGATCCAAGTTGTAGTATTGATGTCAGCACCCTCACCCCCGACAGACGCAGGCGGGGCGTGGCCAGTGCGACTATCAAACGCATGGTGAATTTATGGATGTCATAA
- the LOC125662756 gene encoding zinc finger protein ZFP2-like yields MHGSDKLGDQNKDLQKNMPERTGEKLNQCDVCGKTFKRTGELEIHMRTHNGDKPYGCDVCGKTFSQTGSLQRHIRAHTGNRPFKCDVCGKTFSQAGGLHIHMRTHTGDRPYKCEVCGKAFVEKGTLQKHIRTHTGDKPYKCDVCGNSFKQAGALHTHMRTHTKRYDNKCSICEKAFSQTGSLRRHMRTHTGDKPYECDDCGKAFSWAGELKIHVRTHTGEKPYKCDVCGKTFSQAGTLQIHTRTHNGEKPYECDFCGKAFSQTGTLQTHIRTHTGDKPYKCDVCWKAFNHAGDLQKHTRTHTSDKPYKCDVCGNAYSRTGYLQIHKRTHTGEKPYKCDVCGKAFYEKGTLQKHLRIHTGDKPYKCDVCGKAFIQTGHVKSHMRTHTDDKAYKFDFLQ; encoded by the coding sequence ATGCATGGAAGTGATAAACTTGGTGATCAGAACAAAgatttacagaaaaatatgcCCGAACGTACCGGTGAGAAACTTAATCAATGTGATGTCTGCGGGAAAACTTTTAAACGGACAGGGGAATTAGAAATACACATGAGGACACACAATGGTGACAAACCTTATGGatgtgatgtctgtgggaaGACATTCAGTCAGACAGGATCTTTACAGAGACACATTAGGGCACATACTGGTAATAGACCTTTTAAATGCGATGTCTGTGGGAAGACATTCAGTCAGGCAGGAGGATTGCATATACACATGAGGACTCACACTGGTGATAGGCCTTATAAATGTGAAGTCTGTGGAAAGGCATTTGTTGAGAAAGGAACCTTACAGAAACACATTAGgacacatactggtgataaaccttataaatgtgatgtttGTGGGAATTCTTTCAAACAGGCAGGGGCATTACATACACACATGAGGACACACACTAAACGTTATGATAACAAATGCAGTATTTGTGAAAAGGCATTTAGTCAGACAGGATCATTACGGAGACACATGAGAacacatactggtgataaaccttaTGAATGTGATGATTGTGGAAAGGCATTCAGTTGGGCAGGGGAGTTAAAGATACACGTGAGAACACATACTGGTGAGAAaccttataaatgtgatgtctgtgggaaGACATTCAGTCAGGCAGGAACTTTACAGATACATACGAGGACGCATAATGGTGAGAAACCTTATGAATGCGATTTCTGTGGGAAGGCATTTAGTCAGACAGGAACATTACAGACACACATAAGgacacatactggtgataaaccttaCAAATGTGATGTCTGTTGGAAGGCATTCAATCATGCAGGAGACTTGCAGAAACACACAAGAACACATACAAGTGATAAaccttataaatgtgatgtttGCGGTAATGCATACAGTAGGACAGGGTATTTACAGATACACAAAAGGACCCATACTGGCGAGAAACCTTATAAGTGTGATGTCTGTGGGAAGGCATTTTATGAGAAAGGAACCTTACAGAAACACTTGAGGATACATACTGGTGACAAaccttataaatgtgatgtctgtgggaaGGCGTTCATTCAGACGGGACACGTAAAGTCACACATGAGGACACATACTGACGATAAAGcttataaatttgattttctccaaTAA
- the LOC125662773 gene encoding uncharacterized protein LOC125662773 isoform X1, with product MTPVSALEFVIIIAILCSGTTARLVRGDNQTSLPEGEEENRPCFKMYEGCMAGFSIKPSTNADGSLHFPGDFFGTVCDYFITGGICYGLTTYEVCEPSFQPINVIRNFNNISIKLCRNTEALDSLVPCLNDKEFPKAYMSVIDYVGSGKESRCNLAKEQIRRVLRLFKDKCGDAEYTSLKTVMEDFGRDLLSFFLPDIEDPSCSIDVSTLTPDRRRRGVASATIKRMVNLWMS from the exons ATGACTCCTGTTTCAGCGTTAGAGTTTGTGATCATCATAGCCATCTTGTGTAGCGGTACCACTGCGCGTCTTGtcaggggagataatcagaCGTCATTACCAGAGGGTGAGG AGGAAAATAGACCATGTTTTAAGATGTACGAGGGCTGCATGGCTGGATTCAGTATAAAACCATCCACCAACGCCGATGGGAGTTTGCATTTCCCGGGCGACTTCTTCGGAACAGTCTGTGA CTATTTCATCACCGGCGGTATTTGTTATGGACTCACAACGTACGAAGTTTGCGAGCCAAGTTTTCAACCAATCAATGTTATCAGAAATTTTAATAATATATCCATCAAACTGTGCCGCAATACGGAAG CTTTGGACTCTCTTGTTCCCTGCTTGAATGATAAAGAATTCCCTAAAGCATACATGAGCGTGATCGATTATGTGGGCTCTGGAAAAGAAAGCCGTTGCAA TTTGGCCAAAGAACAAATACGGCGGGTTTTGCGACTCTTCAAAGACAAGTGTGGCGACGCGGAGTATACCAGTCTGAAAACCGTGATGGAGGACTTTGGAAGAGATCTGCTTTCCTTTTTTCTTCCTGATATTGAGGATCCAAGTTGTAGTATTGATGTCAGCACCCTCACCCCCGACAGACGCAGGCGGGGCGTGGCCAGTGCGACTATCAAACGCATGGTGAATTTATGGATGTCATAA